Proteins encoded by one window of Halomonas sp. Bachu 37:
- a CDS encoding proline/glycine betaine ABC transporter permease — translation MEIPRIPLGQWIEGGLDWLTSEFSVVTRGISRFTQTGIEGLNETLMLLPPWALLLIIVGICWWLASHRLAIGAALGLALIWNLDLWDPMIETLTLVVFATLVAVLIALPVGIAAALSERLYRVIMPVLDFMQTMPAFVYLIPAIPFFGIGSVSAIFATVIFSMPPAIRFTTLGIRQVPVELIEAADAYGATRSQKLFKVQLPMSLPTVMAGINQTIMLALSMVVIAAMIGADGLGSEVWRAIQRLRPGDGFEAGIAVVILAMLLDRLTQSLRRSRK, via the coding sequence ATCGAAATCCCGCGCATTCCGCTGGGTCAGTGGATCGAAGGCGGCCTGGACTGGCTGACCAGCGAATTTTCCGTCGTGACACGCGGCATTTCCCGCTTTACCCAGACCGGCATCGAGGGGCTCAACGAGACGCTGATGCTGCTGCCCCCCTGGGCATTGCTGCTGATCATTGTCGGGATCTGCTGGTGGCTCGCCAGCCATCGACTGGCGATTGGCGCCGCCCTGGGCCTGGCGTTGATCTGGAACCTGGATCTATGGGATCCCATGATCGAGACGCTGACGCTGGTTGTGTTCGCCACTCTGGTGGCGGTGTTGATCGCCCTGCCCGTCGGCATTGCGGCGGCGCTCTCCGAGCGGCTCTATCGAGTCATCATGCCGGTGCTGGACTTCATGCAGACCATGCCCGCATTCGTCTACCTGATCCCGGCGATACCCTTCTTCGGCATCGGTTCGGTGTCGGCGATCTTCGCCACGGTAATCTTCTCCATGCCACCGGCCATTCGTTTCACCACGCTGGGCATCCGCCAGGTACCGGTGGAATTGATCGAAGCCGCCGATGCCTACGGGGCGACCCGGAGCCAGAAGCTGTTCAAGGTACAGTTGCCGATGTCACTGCCCACCGTAATGGCCGGCATCAACCAGACCATCATGTTGGCACTCTCCATGGTCGTGATCGCGGCGATGATCGGGGCCGACGGGCTGGGCAGCGAAGTCTGGCGGGCCATTCAACGCTTGCGTCCCGGTGACGGTTTCGAAGCAGGCATCGCGGTGGTAATCCTAGCGATGCTGCTGGATCGCCTCACCCAGTCGCTGCGGCGCTCGCGCAAGTAA
- a CDS encoding universal stress protein translates to MFNKIMIPVDLAHLDAIKPALDVAADMAGQYQASICYVGVTATTPGSVARTPQEYEQKLQAFAQAQHEAHGHPVDSKMIASPDPTADLDDDLIQAIEDTQADLVIMATHLPKHLDAIMPSHGGKVASHTKASILLVRPPETSR, encoded by the coding sequence ATGTTCAACAAGATCATGATCCCCGTGGATTTGGCCCATCTCGACGCCATCAAGCCGGCCCTGGACGTAGCCGCCGACATGGCGGGTCAATACCAGGCGTCGATCTGCTACGTGGGAGTCACTGCTACCACTCCCGGCAGCGTGGCCCGCACGCCGCAAGAGTATGAACAGAAACTGCAGGCCTTTGCCCAGGCTCAACACGAGGCTCACGGGCATCCGGTGGATAGCAAGATGATCGCCTCTCCCGACCCGACCGCCGACCTCGATGATGACTTGATCCAGGCCATCGAGGACACCCAGGCGGACCTGGTCATCATGGCAACGCACTTGCCCAAGCACCTGGATGCCATAATGCCCTCCCATGGCGGCAAGGTCGCATCGCATACCAAGGCATCGATCCTGCTGGTAAGGCCCCCGGAAACATCGCGCTAG
- a CDS encoding BCCT family transporter codes for MDNTPHDKPSSEAPASEGIPAPEGAANLIDTDYVIGQDNITASPMGINVDLHGKVFMFSSLVILLFVIFTLAMQAQMEPIFNSMFSFLTTKLGWVFLLGANVFVILALVLIFTPLGKVRIGGANAKPDFGYLGWFAMLFAAGMGIGLMFYGVSEPLGHYGTAMGGISVGEDGMRTDWAPLGAAEGDQAGAVSLSMAATIFHWGLHPWGAYAIVGLSLAIFAFNKGLPLTMRSIFYPILGERVWGWPGHVIDILAVFATLFGLTTSLGLGATQASAGLNYLFGIPDTNATLILLILGITLIALGSIMLGVDKGVQRLSQLNMALALLLMLFVILVGPTLMIATGVAENLIAYVVNLPALSMPFGREDANFSQGWTAFYWAWWIAWSPFVGMFIARVSRGRSVREFLIAVLVVPTLGSVIWMTAFGTTAIDQVINQGITEVQDAALELQLFTMLEHLPLTAITSFVGIVLVIVFFVTSSDSGSLVIDSITAGGKVDAPKPQRIFWALIEGALAIALLLGGGLAALQTAALTTGLPFTLVLLVGCYAIVKGLMSEPRGS; via the coding sequence GTGGATAACACTCCTCACGATAAACCCTCTTCCGAGGCTCCTGCTTCGGAAGGTATACCCGCCCCGGAAGGCGCGGCGAACCTGATCGATACCGATTATGTCATCGGCCAGGACAATATCACTGCCTCGCCCATGGGGATCAACGTGGACCTGCACGGCAAGGTCTTCATGTTCTCTTCCCTCGTCATCCTACTGTTCGTGATTTTCACGTTGGCCATGCAGGCTCAGATGGAGCCGATCTTCAACAGCATGTTCAGCTTTTTGACCACCAAGCTTGGCTGGGTGTTTCTGCTGGGTGCCAATGTCTTTGTCATTCTCGCTTTAGTACTGATCTTTACGCCGTTGGGTAAAGTACGCATCGGTGGCGCCAATGCCAAACCGGACTTTGGCTATCTTGGCTGGTTTGCGATGCTATTCGCTGCGGGTATGGGCATCGGCCTTATGTTTTATGGCGTCTCCGAGCCGCTGGGCCACTACGGCACCGCCATGGGCGGTATCAGCGTCGGTGAGGATGGTATGCGCACTGACTGGGCACCTCTGGGGGCCGCCGAAGGCGACCAGGCGGGCGCCGTCTCGTTGAGCATGGCCGCCACTATCTTTCACTGGGGCCTTCACCCTTGGGGCGCCTACGCCATTGTCGGCCTGTCGCTGGCGATCTTCGCCTTTAACAAGGGCCTGCCGCTCACCATGCGTTCAATTTTTTATCCCATCCTGGGTGAGCGCGTATGGGGCTGGCCAGGGCATGTCATCGATATACTGGCCGTATTCGCCACTCTGTTTGGCCTAACCACCTCGTTGGGGCTAGGCGCGACCCAGGCTTCGGCGGGCCTTAACTACCTCTTCGGCATTCCCGACACCAACGCCACCTTGATACTGCTGATCCTCGGTATCACCTTGATCGCGCTGGGTTCCATCATGTTGGGTGTGGATAAAGGCGTGCAGCGCCTCTCGCAGCTCAACATGGCACTGGCGCTGCTGCTGATGCTTTTCGTGATCCTGGTGGGGCCGACACTAATGATCGCTACCGGTGTCGCTGAGAACCTGATTGCCTATGTGGTCAACCTGCCGGCGCTCTCCATGCCGTTCGGGCGCGAAGATGCCAATTTCTCACAGGGCTGGACAGCCTTTTATTGGGCCTGGTGGATCGCATGGTCGCCGTTCGTCGGCATGTTTATTGCCCGCGTTAGCCGTGGCCGCAGCGTGCGCGAATTTTTGATCGCCGTACTGGTGGTGCCCACCCTGGGTTCGGTGATCTGGATGACCGCCTTCGGCACCACCGCGATTGACCAGGTCATCAACCAAGGCATCACCGAGGTGCAGGATGCCGCGCTTGAGCTGCAGCTCTTCACGATGCTGGAGCACCTGCCGTTGACGGCCATCACCTCCTTTGTCGGCATTGTTCTGGTCATTGTGTTCTTCGTGACCTCGTCAGACTCCGGCTCGTTGGTAATCGATTCCATCACCGCCGGTGGCAAGGTCGACGCGCCTAAACCCCAGCGTATCTTCTGGGCGCTGATCGAAGGCGCGCTCGCCATCGCCCTGCTGCTAGGCGGCGGCCTCGCCGCGTTGCAAACGGCGGCGCTGACAACCGGCCTTCCCTTCACCCTAGTGTTGCTGGTGGGCTGCTACGCCATCGTCAAAGGATTGATGAGCGAGCCGCGCGGTAGCTGA
- a CDS encoding 3'-5' exonuclease — MTLIRPRRKHSQADWTGYMAQRAGQARDPAVARFFATPPPHPDTPIAEVPLVALDMETTGLDERRHAIVSVGIVPFTLDRIRLSERRYWVVNPPRVLAESSIAHHRITHSEIATAPDLDAILDELLEHLAGRIVVVHFRNIERPFLDAAVKARRGDSVIFPMIDTMSLEARRYRQSIWARFQRWVGRPPVSIRLDASRARYGLPAYHGHHALIDSLATAELFQAQIATNYQPDTPLRALWC, encoded by the coding sequence ATGACATTGATTCGCCCACGCCGAAAACACTCCCAGGCGGATTGGACGGGATACATGGCCCAGCGGGCTGGCCAGGCCCGCGATCCGGCGGTAGCGCGGTTCTTCGCCACGCCGCCACCTCACCCCGATACGCCTATCGCCGAGGTCCCGCTGGTAGCGCTGGACATGGAAACCACGGGCCTTGACGAGCGCCGGCATGCCATTGTCAGTGTCGGGATCGTCCCCTTCACGCTGGATCGCATCCGGCTGAGCGAACGGCGTTACTGGGTGGTGAATCCACCCCGAGTGCTGGCGGAAAGCTCCATCGCCCATCACCGTATTACCCATTCGGAAATCGCAACGGCACCTGATCTCGACGCGATACTCGACGAGCTGCTGGAGCATCTGGCCGGGCGGATCGTCGTGGTACATTTTCGCAATATCGAAAGGCCGTTTCTCGATGCGGCGGTAAAAGCCCGACGGGGGGACAGCGTGATATTTCCCATGATCGATACCATGTCCCTTGAAGCGCGCCGGTACCGTCAATCGATATGGGCGCGTTTCCAGCGCTGGGTGGGGCGCCCACCGGTGTCGATTCGACTCGATGCCAGCCGGGCACGATACGGCTTGCCGGCGTATCACGGTCACCACGCGCTGATCGATTCCCTGGCCACCGCCGAGCTCTTCCAAGCCCAGATAGCGACGAACTACCAGCCCGATACTCCGCTGCGGGCCTTGTGGTGTTAG
- a CDS encoding DUF294 nucleotidyltransferase-like domain-containing protein, with protein METELLEIYEHLGKHPPFDTLSDDLLELIASRVEVSYFKAGTPILELDQPLGHLHYIRSGAVEVYRSGGELYNRLGEGDIFGHFSLLRNHKARFPATAIEDTLIYFVPDEVFQQLCEEDNHFADFVELERPRLESAVKQQRKDNDMMITRVRKLLSRYPVMVETTTSIRVAAQQVTEAQASAVLVLEEADDDPRRSFTDSEERTWQIRGILTDSDFRTRVVAHGLPPETPVGEVISQRLVSIQSDESVYEAMLTMLRNNVQHLPVLYRRRPVGIVHLSDIIRYETQSGLYLVGNIFHQSSVEGLARLAPEVRQAFVRMVEEGANSHMVGSALSTVGRSFTRRLLELAEEKLGPPPVAYSFMVNGSMARNEQTIVTDQDNALVLADDFVPERDDEYFAALAKFVSDGLDACGYTYCKGDVMATNPKWRQPLRVWKSYFTGWIERPTPERLLHSSIFFDLDSLYGEETLVEQLQDLIVNLAPNNPLFLAAMARNALNRTPPLGFFRTFVMEKDGKHNNSINIKRRGTAPMVDLIRVHALACGSSSQNSFQRLDDIAQTPLLAIGVADKLRYAFEFMCMVRIRHQAIDLQEERQPDNNIEPENVADSERHTLKDAFQILSNAQKFLKFRYPRPTNRRDVR; from the coding sequence ATGGAAACGGAGCTTCTGGAAATATACGAGCATTTGGGCAAGCACCCGCCTTTTGACACGCTCTCGGATGATTTGCTGGAGCTGATTGCCAGCCGGGTGGAAGTTAGTTATTTCAAGGCTGGCACGCCGATACTGGAGTTGGATCAGCCGCTGGGTCATCTGCACTACATACGTAGCGGGGCCGTCGAAGTCTATCGAAGTGGGGGGGAGCTTTATAATCGTCTCGGCGAAGGCGATATCTTCGGCCACTTCAGCTTGCTCCGTAATCACAAGGCTCGTTTTCCCGCCACGGCGATAGAAGATACGCTGATCTACTTCGTTCCCGACGAGGTGTTTCAGCAGCTGTGCGAGGAGGATAACCACTTCGCCGATTTCGTCGAGCTGGAACGGCCGCGCCTGGAGTCCGCCGTAAAGCAGCAACGAAAAGACAACGACATGATGATCACTCGGGTCCGCAAGCTACTGTCGCGTTACCCGGTGATGGTGGAAACGACGACCAGCATCCGAGTAGCGGCACAGCAGGTAACCGAGGCTCAGGCGTCTGCAGTCTTGGTGCTTGAAGAAGCCGACGACGATCCCCGCCGCAGTTTTACCGATAGCGAAGAACGTACCTGGCAGATACGTGGAATTCTGACCGATAGTGATTTCCGAACCCGCGTCGTGGCGCATGGGCTACCGCCCGAGACCCCGGTGGGGGAGGTGATTTCCCAGCGATTGGTTTCGATCCAGTCCGATGAGTCGGTCTACGAAGCCATGCTGACCATGCTGCGCAATAACGTGCAGCACCTGCCGGTACTCTATCGGCGCCGGCCGGTGGGGATCGTGCATCTGTCGGATATCATTCGCTACGAAACCCAAAGCGGGCTCTACCTGGTCGGCAATATTTTCCATCAATCGAGTGTGGAGGGACTGGCCCGTCTGGCGCCGGAGGTACGGCAGGCTTTTGTGCGCATGGTGGAGGAGGGAGCCAACTCCCACATGGTGGGCAGCGCCCTGTCCACGGTAGGGCGCAGTTTTACCCGACGCCTGCTGGAGCTGGCTGAAGAAAAGCTGGGTCCGCCGCCGGTGGCCTACAGCTTCATGGTCAACGGCTCGATGGCGCGTAACGAGCAAACCATCGTTACCGACCAGGATAACGCTCTGGTGCTGGCGGATGATTTCGTCCCCGAGCGCGACGACGAGTATTTTGCCGCCCTGGCCAAATTCGTCAGCGACGGCCTGGATGCTTGCGGCTATACCTATTGCAAGGGTGATGTCATGGCAACCAATCCCAAGTGGCGCCAGCCCTTGCGGGTGTGGAAGTCGTATTTCACCGGCTGGATCGAGCGCCCCACCCCTGAACGCCTGCTGCACAGCTCCATCTTCTTCGATCTGGATAGCCTCTACGGTGAAGAAACGCTTGTCGAGCAGTTGCAGGACCTGATCGTCAACCTGGCGCCTAACAATCCCTTGTTTCTGGCCGCCATGGCACGCAACGCGCTCAACCGCACACCGCCGCTGGGGTTCTTTCGTACTTTCGTAATGGAAAAGGACGGCAAGCACAACAATTCGATCAATATCAAACGGCGAGGAACCGCACCGATGGTGGATCTGATCCGCGTCCACGCCCTGGCCTGCGGGTCGAGTTCACAGAATTCCTTCCAGCGCCTGGATGACATCGCCCAGACACCGCTGTTGGCGATCGGCGTTGCGGACAAGTTGCGGTATGCCTTCGAGTTCATGTGCATGGTGCGTATCCGCCACCAGGCTATCGATCTGCAAGAGGAGCGCCAACCGGACAACAACATCGAGCCGGAAAACGTGGCGGACAGCGAGCGCCATACCCTCAAGGATGCTTTCCAGATACTCAGCAACGCCCAGAAATTTCTCAAGTTTCGTTATCCCCGGCCCACCAACCGGCGAGATGTACGATGA
- a CDS encoding DUF4168 domain-containing protein, giving the protein MQRITALFSAALLATGLMAATANAQETTQNSAQDPATTQQAAPAAQDFSDQELQQFADAAQEIAVISQEYTERLHGAEDESTQQEVRTEANDKMVEAVENSGLDVDTFNAIGQAIQQDPEMMQRVQGMAQS; this is encoded by the coding sequence ATGCAACGGATTACCGCTCTGTTTTCAGCCGCTCTGCTCGCCACTGGCCTGATGGCGGCTACCGCCAATGCCCAGGAGACCACTCAGAACTCTGCTCAAGACCCGGCCACTACCCAGCAAGCGGCCCCGGCAGCACAGGATTTCTCTGATCAGGAACTGCAGCAGTTCGCCGATGCCGCTCAGGAAATCGCCGTGATCTCGCAAGAGTACACTGAACGCCTGCATGGTGCGGAAGATGAGTCCACTCAGCAGGAAGTCCGTACCGAGGCTAACGACAAGATGGTCGAAGCCGTGGAAAACAGCGGTCTGGATGTGGATACCTTCAATGCCATCGGTCAGGCTATCCAGCAAGATCCTGAGATGATGCAGCGCGTACAGGGAATGGCTCAGTCCTGA
- a CDS encoding DMT family transporter has translation MISAEKHASASTIGLAVMPVVFVALWSTGFIGAKFGLPYAEPFTFLFIRFVLTLALLLPLVMLMRIEWPRGIRLWAHIGVTGLLVHGTYLGGVFYGIYLGMPAGLTALLVGLQPLLTAACAGPLLGERLTPRQWLGLALGLAGISLVLGSKLELGESLFQGFGLGALLCVVAALGGISLGTLYQKRFCTSMPLLSGAAIQYMSAGVLLGAGALLFETRQVAWTPTFVLTLGWLVLVLSIAAILLLMALIKRGEASRVASLFYLVPPVTALQAWWLFDERLPLLGLVGMVVAIVGVVLVIHKGTARS, from the coding sequence ATGATCAGTGCCGAAAAACATGCCTCCGCTTCCACCATCGGCCTTGCCGTCATGCCGGTAGTGTTCGTGGCCCTGTGGAGTACCGGTTTCATCGGTGCCAAGTTCGGCCTGCCCTATGCCGAGCCCTTCACTTTTCTGTTTATTCGCTTTGTGCTGACCTTGGCGCTGCTTTTGCCCCTGGTCATGCTCATGCGTATCGAATGGCCCCGCGGCATCCGTCTATGGGCGCACATCGGCGTTACCGGATTGCTGGTACACGGCACATATCTGGGTGGCGTCTTCTACGGAATCTACCTGGGAATGCCCGCCGGCCTTACCGCCCTGCTGGTAGGATTGCAGCCGCTACTGACCGCTGCCTGCGCCGGCCCCTTGCTGGGGGAGCGCCTGACACCTCGCCAGTGGCTGGGCCTGGCCCTGGGTTTGGCAGGCATCAGCCTGGTACTGGGAAGCAAGTTGGAGCTTGGCGAATCGTTGTTTCAGGGATTCGGTCTCGGTGCGCTGCTGTGTGTCGTGGCGGCACTGGGTGGCATCTCCCTGGGAACCCTTTACCAGAAGCGCTTCTGTACCAGCATGCCGCTGCTCTCCGGCGCTGCAATCCAGTACATGTCCGCCGGCGTATTGCTGGGAGCGGGAGCCCTGCTCTTCGAAACCCGGCAGGTGGCGTGGACACCAACATTCGTCCTGACGCTAGGTTGGTTAGTGCTGGTATTATCGATAGCCGCTATTCTGCTGCTGATGGCCTTGATCAAGCGTGGTGAAGCCTCACGGGTAGCCAGTCTCTTCTATCTCGTGCCGCCGGTCACCGCCTTGCAGGCCTGGTGGCTCTTCGATGAACGCCTTCCGCTCCTGGGACTGGTCGGCATGGTGGTGGCGATCGTCGGGGTAGTGCTGGTAATCCATAAAGGCACGGCCCGCTCTTGA
- a CDS encoding EAL domain-containing protein produces the protein MAFQPIVDVTAQHVVYYEALVRGPQGESAGSILGQVTDDLLYRFDQACRIKAIELASRLEMQESLSINFLPNAVYEPYACIQATLETAQRVGWPVNRLNFEITESERVQDRSHLRRIIDSYREMGFSTSLDDFGNGYANLDLLTDLQPDSLKIDRELVMGCNNDHRRQAILRSVVVLADNLGTKLVAEGVETREESRCLVDLGIAVQQGFYFSRPNLEALATIDPQKYL, from the coding sequence ATGGCATTCCAGCCTATCGTCGATGTCACCGCCCAACATGTCGTCTATTACGAAGCACTGGTTCGCGGTCCCCAGGGTGAGTCTGCGGGCAGTATTCTGGGGCAAGTAACCGATGATCTCTTGTACCGGTTCGATCAAGCCTGCCGGATCAAGGCCATCGAACTGGCAAGCCGTCTGGAGATGCAAGAAAGCTTGTCCATCAACTTCCTGCCCAATGCCGTCTATGAGCCTTACGCCTGCATTCAGGCCACCCTCGAAACGGCCCAACGCGTCGGTTGGCCGGTTAATCGTCTGAATTTCGAGATCACCGAGTCCGAGCGCGTCCAGGATCGCAGCCACTTGCGCCGCATTATCGATAGCTATCGGGAGATGGGCTTTTCCACCTCGCTGGATGACTTCGGTAACGGCTACGCCAATCTCGATCTGTTGACGGACCTTCAGCCCGACTCGCTCAAGATAGACCGGGAATTGGTGATGGGATGTAATAACGACCATCGCCGCCAGGCCATTCTGCGTAGCGTCGTGGTACTGGCTGATAATCTGGGTACGAAGCTGGTGGCCGAGGGAGTGGAAACCCGAGAGGAGTCACGCTGCCTTGTCGACCTGGGCATCGCCGTCCAGCAGGGTTTCTACTTTTCCCGCCCCAACCTGGAAGCACTGGCGACTATCGACCCGCAAAAGTACCTTTGA